One genomic window of Paraburkholderia phytofirmans PsJN includes the following:
- a CDS encoding c-type cytochrome: protein MKNTLKGFGAALCLTLPLFAQTPARAADQALVQRGAYLAKAGDCVACHTAPKGKPFAGGLPMTTPMGQIYTTNITPDPQTGIGGYTEEDFARAMREGVAKDGHNLYPAMPYPSYAKVNDDDMKALYAYFMSGVAPVQQANREPDIKWPLNMRWPLKFWNMVFLDKGVYQDKPGKDVAWNRGAYLIQGLGHCGSCHTPRGIAFQEKALDESGSAFLTGGLLDGWFAANLTGEHNVGLGRWNDQDLQAFLKTGANRHASAFGSMTSVINNSTQGLNDTDIAAMSTYLKSLPPAGGSGAPPYKYDPQATKVSLNRPANDAGARVYTAYCMHCHGVDGRGFAPMLAPLSGNPNVLEKDPSSLINVTLNGTEDLVIGGIPAPYPMPKYAPVLNDQQIADVLTFVRAGWNNGAPAVTADDVAKLRKSTHAAR from the coding sequence ATGAAAAACACTTTGAAGGGTTTCGGCGCGGCGTTGTGCTTGACACTGCCGTTGTTCGCGCAGACTCCGGCGCGAGCGGCGGATCAGGCGTTGGTGCAACGCGGCGCTTATCTGGCAAAGGCCGGTGATTGCGTCGCCTGTCATACGGCGCCCAAGGGCAAGCCGTTCGCGGGCGGCCTGCCGATGACCACGCCGATGGGCCAGATCTACACCACCAACATTACGCCGGACCCGCAAACCGGCATTGGCGGCTATACGGAAGAGGACTTTGCGCGGGCGATGCGTGAAGGCGTCGCGAAAGACGGCCACAACCTCTATCCGGCGATGCCGTACCCGTCCTACGCCAAGGTCAACGACGACGACATGAAAGCGCTGTACGCGTATTTCATGAGCGGCGTGGCGCCGGTGCAGCAGGCGAACCGCGAGCCTGACATCAAGTGGCCGTTGAACATGCGCTGGCCGTTGAAGTTCTGGAACATGGTGTTCCTCGATAAAGGCGTCTATCAGGACAAGCCGGGCAAGGACGTGGCGTGGAATCGCGGCGCGTATCTGATTCAGGGGCTCGGCCATTGCGGGTCGTGCCATACGCCGCGTGGCATCGCGTTCCAGGAAAAGGCGCTCGATGAAAGCGGCAGCGCGTTCCTGACCGGCGGCTTGCTCGACGGCTGGTTCGCGGCGAACCTCACCGGCGAGCACAACGTCGGTCTGGGCCGCTGGAACGATCAGGACTTGCAGGCGTTTCTGAAGACCGGCGCGAATCGCCATGCCTCGGCGTTCGGTTCGATGACCAGCGTGATCAACAACAGCACGCAGGGCTTGAACGATACGGACATCGCCGCGATGTCGACGTATCTGAAGTCGCTGCCGCCGGCAGGGGGCAGCGGCGCGCCGCCTTACAAGTACGATCCGCAGGCGACGAAGGTGTCGTTGAACCGTCCCGCGAACGATGCCGGCGCGCGCGTCTATACGGCGTATTGCATGCACTGCCACGGTGTCGATGGACGCGGCTTCGCGCCGATGCTCGCGCCCCTGTCCGGCAATCCAAATGTGCTGGAGAAGGATCCGTCGTCGCTGATCAACGTGACGCTGAACGGCACCGAGGACCTGGTGATCGGCGGCATTCCCGCGCCGTATCCGATGCCGAAGTACGCGCCGGTGCTCAACGACCAGCAGATCGCCGATGTGCTCACTTTCGTGCGGGCCGGATGGAACAACGGCGCGCCCGCGGTGACGGCGGACGACGTGGCGAAGTTGCGCAAGTCCACGCACGCGGCCCGCTAG
- a CDS encoding ABC transporter ATP-binding protein yields MTHLTLQAVTRRFGAAHAVDNVDLSVPDGKLVCFLGPSGCGKTTLLRMIAGLETPTSGSIHFAGRDITRLPANQRDFGMVFQSLALFPHMTVAQNIAYPLKLRKTAKDQQTRRVAELLELIQLPHMANRPVTQLSGGQRQRVAIARAIASQPKLLLLDEPLSALDAKLREAMQVEIRLLQQRLGITTIMVTHDQREAMTMADEIVVMEKGRIAQVGKPLDIYRDPVSEFVADFIGLGNILPVTYDGAGGVSLPGGRRISVVQPARVPESSSDIRLLIRPEDVCVKAASDAAGPNRLLGTVTFIRDVGASLEATIDCAGFTLTAATTPRETPGLALGMPVLAELPPHACKLIAARAAH; encoded by the coding sequence ATGACCCATTTAACGTTGCAGGCCGTGACCCGGCGTTTCGGCGCGGCGCATGCCGTGGACAACGTCGATCTGAGCGTGCCCGACGGCAAGCTGGTGTGCTTCCTCGGCCCGTCCGGCTGCGGCAAGACCACGCTGCTGCGCATGATCGCCGGGCTGGAAACGCCGACCTCGGGCAGCATCCACTTCGCCGGGCGCGACATCACGCGCCTGCCGGCCAATCAGCGCGACTTCGGCATGGTGTTTCAGTCGCTCGCTCTGTTTCCGCACATGACGGTCGCGCAGAACATCGCGTATCCGCTGAAGCTGCGCAAAACCGCGAAGGATCAGCAGACGCGCCGCGTGGCCGAATTGCTGGAACTGATCCAGTTGCCGCACATGGCGAACCGGCCGGTCACGCAACTCTCCGGCGGCCAGCGCCAGCGCGTGGCGATTGCGCGCGCGATCGCGTCGCAACCAAAACTGCTGCTGCTCGACGAGCCGCTCTCCGCGCTCGACGCCAAGCTGCGCGAAGCCATGCAAGTGGAAATCCGCCTGCTGCAGCAGCGCCTCGGCATCACCACGATCATGGTCACGCACGACCAGCGCGAAGCGATGACGATGGCCGACGAAATCGTCGTGATGGAGAAAGGCCGCATCGCGCAGGTCGGCAAGCCGCTCGATATCTATCGCGATCCGGTCAGCGAGTTCGTCGCCGACTTTATCGGCCTCGGCAATATCCTGCCGGTCACCTACGACGGCGCGGGCGGCGTGAGCCTGCCGGGTGGCCGGCGCATCAGCGTCGTGCAGCCGGCGCGCGTGCCGGAGTCGAGCAGCGATATCCGCCTGTTGATCCGGCCGGAAGACGTGTGCGTGAAAGCGGCGTCCGACGCGGCGGGCCCGAACCGGCTGCTGGGCACCGTGACGTTTATCCGCGACGTGGGCGCGTCGCTCGAAGCGACCATCGATTGCGCCGGTTTCACGTTGACCGCCGCCACCACGCCGCGCGAAACGCCGGGGCTTGCGCTCGGCATGCCGGTGCTCGCGGAATTGCCACCGCACGCGTGCAAACTGATCGCCGCGCGCGCCGCGCATTGA
- a CDS encoding xanthine dehydrogenase family protein molybdopterin-binding subunit — protein sequence MSQGLLDSQNGTQASKAGARAAGGLSRRTFLKFGVTVGAAAGGGLLLGFSMPAASQDQKAGKSVIGGDGVEAPQSGVFAPNAFIQIDTAGKVTLVIPKVEMGQGVYTSIPMLIAEELEVPLDSITIDHAPPNEKLFMDPLLGGQLTGGSTSIRYAWEPMRKAGATARTVLISAAAQQWQVDPASCHAQGGQVIHEASKRSVSYGELVTAAAGLPAPQNVKLKDPKDFKLIGTAVKRLDSPEKVDGTAMFGLDVRVPDMVYAAIANCPVFGGTLASVDDTNAKKIPGVRQVIKIDNAVAVIGDHTWAAKRGVQALVIKWNEGAGANLSMKQIVDDLANASQRDGAVARKDGDVGNAFSNAKTRVDAVYQQPFLAHATMEPINCTVHVRPDGCDVWLGSQVPTRVVDAAAAVTGLPADKIVVHNHLIGGGFGRRLEFDMVTQAVKVAKQVSTPVKVVWTREEDIQHDMYRPYYYDKISAGLDANGKPVAWQHRIVGSSVMARFAPPAFKNGIDPDAVEVAADLPYDLPNQLIDYVRQEPHTVPTAFWRGVGPTRGTFVVESFIDELAAQAKVDPVKYRQDLLGKTPRALSVLNVATQAANWGSAVPKGQGRGVSVMHAFGSFFAIVVDVAVEQGEVAVKRVVCAVDCGMVVNPNTIEAQVQGGIIFGITAALYGEITIKDGRVEQNNFTDYRMLRIDQTPPIEVHIVKSSEAPGGIGEPGTAALAPALTNAIYAATGKRLRQLPVGSQLQTV from the coding sequence ATGTCACAGGGATTGCTCGACTCACAAAACGGCACGCAAGCGTCGAAGGCCGGCGCGCGCGCCGCAGGTGGTTTGTCGCGCCGCACCTTTCTGAAATTCGGCGTGACGGTCGGCGCGGCGGCGGGCGGCGGTCTGTTGCTCGGCTTCAGCATGCCGGCCGCCAGTCAGGATCAGAAGGCCGGCAAGTCGGTGATCGGCGGCGACGGTGTCGAAGCACCGCAAAGCGGCGTGTTCGCGCCGAACGCGTTCATTCAGATCGATACCGCAGGCAAGGTCACGCTCGTGATCCCGAAGGTCGAGATGGGCCAAGGCGTCTACACGTCGATTCCGATGCTGATCGCCGAAGAACTCGAAGTGCCGCTCGACTCAATCACCATCGATCACGCGCCGCCGAACGAGAAGCTCTTCATGGACCCGCTGCTCGGCGGCCAGCTCACGGGCGGCTCGACCTCGATCCGCTATGCGTGGGAGCCGATGCGCAAAGCGGGCGCCACCGCGCGCACCGTGCTGATCAGCGCGGCGGCGCAGCAATGGCAGGTCGATCCCGCAAGCTGCCACGCGCAGGGCGGACAGGTGATTCACGAGGCTAGCAAGCGCAGTGTCAGCTATGGTGAACTGGTGACCGCTGCCGCCGGTCTCCCCGCGCCGCAGAACGTCAAACTGAAGGACCCGAAAGACTTCAAGCTGATCGGCACGGCGGTCAAACGGCTCGACTCGCCGGAGAAAGTGGACGGCACCGCAATGTTCGGGCTCGACGTGCGCGTGCCCGACATGGTCTACGCGGCGATCGCCAACTGCCCAGTGTTCGGCGGCACGCTCGCGAGCGTCGACGACACCAACGCGAAGAAAATCCCCGGCGTGCGCCAGGTCATCAAGATCGACAACGCGGTCGCGGTGATCGGCGACCACACGTGGGCCGCCAAACGCGGCGTGCAGGCGCTCGTCATCAAGTGGAACGAAGGCGCGGGCGCGAACCTGTCGATGAAGCAGATCGTCGACGATCTCGCCAATGCCTCGCAACGCGACGGCGCGGTGGCGCGCAAGGACGGCGACGTCGGCAATGCGTTCTCCAATGCGAAGACGCGCGTCGACGCCGTGTATCAGCAGCCGTTTCTCGCGCACGCCACCATGGAGCCGATCAACTGCACGGTGCATGTGCGCCCCGACGGTTGCGATGTCTGGCTCGGCTCGCAGGTGCCGACGCGCGTGGTGGATGCCGCCGCGGCGGTCACGGGTTTGCCCGCCGACAAGATCGTCGTGCACAACCATCTGATCGGCGGCGGCTTCGGCCGGCGGCTCGAGTTCGACATGGTCACGCAAGCTGTCAAGGTGGCCAAGCAGGTGTCGACGCCGGTGAAGGTGGTCTGGACCCGCGAAGAAGACATTCAGCACGACATGTACCGCCCGTATTACTACGACAAGATTTCGGCCGGGCTCGATGCGAACGGCAAACCGGTCGCGTGGCAGCATCGGATCGTCGGTTCGTCGGTAATGGCGCGGTTCGCGCCGCCTGCGTTCAAGAACGGCATCGATCCGGACGCGGTCGAGGTCGCGGCGGACTTGCCGTACGACCTGCCGAACCAGTTGATCGACTACGTTCGCCAGGAACCGCACACGGTGCCCACCGCATTCTGGCGCGGCGTGGGACCGACGCGCGGCACCTTCGTGGTGGAGAGTTTCATCGACGAACTCGCGGCGCAGGCCAAAGTCGATCCTGTCAAATATCGTCAGGACCTGCTCGGCAAAACTCCGCGCGCGCTGAGCGTGCTCAACGTCGCCACGCAAGCGGCGAACTGGGGCAGCGCGGTGCCCAAGGGCCAGGGGCGCGGTGTGTCGGTCATGCATGCGTTCGGCAGCTTCTTCGCGATCGTCGTCGATGTGGCGGTGGAGCAGGGCGAGGTGGCGGTCAAGCGCGTGGTCTGCGCGGTGGATTGCGGCATGGTGGTCAACCCGAACACGATCGAAGCGCAAGTGCAGGGCGGCATCATCTTCGGCATCACGGCGGCGCTCTACGGCGAGATCACGATCAAGGACGGCCGCGTCGAGCAGAACAACTTCACCGATTACCGGATGCTGCGGATCGATCAGACGCCGCCTATCGAGGTGCATATCGTGAAGAGTAGCGAGGCGCCCGGCGGCATCGGCGAACCCGGTACCGCGGCGCTCGCGCCCGCGCTGACCAACGCGATTTACGCGGCCACCGGCAAGCGGCTGCGGCAATTGCCGGTCGGCAGCCAACTGCAAACCGTCTGA
- a CDS encoding amino acid ABC transporter permease: MTYAFDFSGFGLYGGMLARGVAVTLGLTAVSTVLGGIVGIAGASVAVAGPKWARWVVASYVELIRNTPFIVQLFFVFFGLPSLGIHIDEVQAAILAMTVNLGAYAIEIVRAGIDSISRGQIQAAQALGLHGRQVFRFIVLPQAIANVFPALLSQVLIVMLGSAVVSQISVPDLTYAANFIQSRNFRSFESYLIITATYLVLSIALRQILNRLGRGLFAGRVARGNESAPRNWRNRLMWRGARTLPTER; this comes from the coding sequence ATGACCTATGCGTTCGACTTCAGCGGCTTCGGCCTCTATGGGGGGATGCTTGCGCGCGGCGTCGCCGTGACCTTGGGGCTGACGGCGGTCTCCACAGTGCTCGGTGGGATCGTCGGCATTGCTGGTGCGAGCGTGGCCGTGGCCGGGCCGAAATGGGCGCGCTGGGTGGTGGCGAGTTATGTCGAGCTGATCCGCAACACGCCGTTCATCGTGCAGTTGTTCTTCGTGTTCTTCGGCTTACCGAGCCTAGGCATTCATATCGATGAAGTGCAGGCCGCGATTCTCGCCATGACCGTCAATCTCGGCGCTTACGCCATCGAGATCGTGCGCGCCGGCATCGATTCGATTTCGCGTGGCCAGATACAGGCGGCGCAAGCGCTCGGTTTGCACGGACGGCAGGTGTTTCGCTTCATCGTGTTGCCGCAGGCTATCGCCAATGTGTTTCCCGCGCTGCTGAGCCAGGTGCTGATCGTCATGCTCGGCTCGGCGGTGGTCTCGCAGATCTCCGTGCCCGATCTTACCTACGCGGCCAACTTCATCCAGTCGCGCAACTTCCGCTCGTTCGAGAGCTACCTGATCATCACCGCGACGTATCTGGTGCTGTCGATCGCGCTGCGGCAAATCCTCAACCGGCTCGGCCGCGGTCTGTTCGCGGGCCGTGTGGCGCGCGGCAACGAGAGCGCGCCGCGTAACTGGCGCAACCGCCTGATGTGGCGCGGCGCCCGCACTCTGCCCACGGAGCGTTGA
- a CDS encoding ABC transporter substrate-binding protein yields the protein MQEIKRGRRQAIKTLGAALAASTLPMPFINLRAQEHNFSGKTLRLLTWSDDTGAAALRNIAATFTAKTGAKVIADRADGTSGMVAKVKAAGDRPTYDVITLAGVGAAGLGDAGLLMKPDLDKLPNLKDVAPQYRTGANGFGVGYLLWSDGLIYNTSTVKTAPASYEALWDPKYAGRLFLPPPEWAEAVDLAIIAAKMNGGSQQNIEPGFKKLMQLKDRVMTLGENPNQVADLFRTGSLDIGGIYSPAFFPDQIRKPEYKMGVTYGMKEGFATQLMFTVIPKSHPGDSDLIHAFINHSLDAGVQGRMAADVLNGPVNSKAVIPAESRAFVPSPQQIAEKAVLHDDKALAVVQPAWIKRYTEIFAA from the coding sequence ATGCAAGAGATCAAACGGGGCAGAAGGCAGGCCATCAAGACACTCGGCGCCGCACTCGCGGCATCCACCTTGCCGATGCCGTTCATCAATCTGCGCGCGCAGGAACACAACTTCAGCGGCAAGACGTTGCGCCTGTTGACCTGGTCGGACGACACCGGCGCGGCCGCGCTGCGCAATATCGCCGCCACCTTCACCGCGAAAACCGGCGCCAAAGTCATCGCCGACCGCGCCGACGGCACCTCCGGCATGGTCGCGAAGGTCAAGGCCGCAGGCGACCGCCCGACCTACGACGTCATCACCCTGGCCGGCGTCGGCGCCGCCGGTCTCGGCGATGCAGGTCTGCTGATGAAGCCCGATCTGGACAAACTGCCGAATCTGAAAGACGTCGCGCCGCAGTACCGCACGGGCGCGAACGGCTTCGGCGTGGGCTATCTGCTGTGGTCGGACGGCTTGATCTACAACACGTCGACGGTCAAGACCGCGCCCGCATCGTACGAAGCCCTGTGGGATCCCAAATACGCCGGACGCCTGTTCCTGCCGCCGCCCGAGTGGGCCGAAGCGGTCGACCTCGCGATCATCGCCGCGAAGATGAACGGCGGCTCGCAGCAGAACATCGAGCCGGGCTTCAAGAAACTGATGCAGCTGAAAGATCGCGTGATGACGCTCGGCGAGAACCCGAACCAGGTGGCGGATCTGTTCCGTACCGGCTCGCTGGATATCGGCGGCATCTATTCACCGGCGTTCTTCCCCGACCAGATCCGCAAGCCCGAGTACAAGATGGGCGTGACCTACGGCATGAAAGAAGGCTTCGCCACTCAGCTGATGTTCACCGTGATCCCGAAATCGCATCCGGGCGACAGCGATCTGATCCACGCCTTCATCAACCATTCGCTCGACGCCGGCGTGCAAGGCCGCATGGCCGCCGACGTGCTGAACGGCCCGGTGAATTCGAAAGCGGTGATACCCGCCGAAAGCCGCGCGTTCGTGCCGAGCCCGCAGCAGATCGCCGAGAAAGCCGTGCTGCATGACGACAAAGCGCTCGCCGTGGTGCAGCCAGCGTGGATCAAGCGTTACACCGAAATCTTCGCGGCATGA
- a CDS encoding ABC transporter permease: MLARFSRRVASSGPASDAASGASGLGPDTPAATAMAKARPWLLLAPILLFLAILGAAALVVLRMSFGTQGNEWHGFTLQNYADLLDGYFMKSLWLTLKLAFQSMICAVLLAIPVALAMARTKSRLARRLLLAGVLLPLLVNLLLQGYGWLIILGPAGLLNHALLGSGLVQRPLMWLYRENGVLLGLIQTAFPLAVLPLSSAMRAVSSSYEEAAATLGATRWQTLRHVLLPLAMPGLVSGALLVFAYNASAFAVPLLLGGRRVPMLAVLVHDQVAPLLNWPAASASGVVLMIATLTVMALSQRLVRRTQKLAEEPHA; the protein is encoded by the coding sequence ATGCTCGCGCGCTTCTCGCGACGTGTTGCTTCGTCCGGGCCGGCGTCCGATGCGGCGTCGGGTGCGTCCGGTCTCGGACCGGACACGCCTGCCGCCACCGCGATGGCAAAGGCGCGGCCATGGCTGCTGCTCGCGCCGATCCTGCTGTTTCTCGCCATCCTCGGCGCGGCGGCGCTGGTCGTGTTGCGCATGAGCTTCGGCACGCAGGGCAACGAGTGGCACGGCTTCACGCTGCAAAACTACGCGGACCTGCTCGACGGCTACTTCATGAAGTCGTTGTGGCTCACCTTGAAGCTCGCGTTCCAAAGCATGATCTGCGCTGTGCTGCTGGCGATTCCGGTCGCACTGGCCATGGCGCGCACGAAGTCGCGGCTCGCGCGGCGGCTCCTGCTGGCCGGCGTGCTGCTGCCGCTGCTCGTCAATCTGCTGCTGCAAGGCTACGGCTGGCTGATCATTCTCGGACCGGCCGGTCTGCTCAATCACGCGCTGCTCGGCAGCGGCCTCGTGCAACGTCCGTTGATGTGGCTGTACCGCGAAAACGGCGTGCTGCTCGGGCTGATCCAGACGGCGTTTCCGCTTGCCGTGCTGCCGCTTTCGAGCGCGATGCGCGCGGTCTCGAGTTCCTACGAAGAAGCCGCCGCCACGCTCGGCGCGACACGCTGGCAAACGCTGCGTCACGTGCTGTTGCCTTTGGCGATGCCCGGCCTCGTATCCGGCGCGCTGCTCGTGTTCGCGTACAACGCGAGCGCGTTCGCCGTGCCGCTGCTGCTCGGCGGACGCCGCGTGCCGATGCTCGCCGTGCTGGTCCACGATCAGGTTGCGCCGTTGCTGAACTGGCCGGCGGCTTCCGCGTCGGGTGTCGTTTTGATGATCGCCACGTTGACGGTGATGGCGCTGTCGCAGCGTCTCGTGCGCCGCACGCAAAAACTTGCCGAGGAGCCGCACGCATGA
- a CDS encoding transporter substrate-binding domain-containing protein: protein MNHRSVTPTRTRRVFATLAATLAFTALGALCALPSAAHADALDNIAKSGTVRIGVFEDYPPFGSIGPDMKPMGYDIDVANLIGKALNAKVELVQVTGDNRMAYLADHKADMLLSVGQTPEREKVIDFSQPYAPYYLAVFGPKALPVKNAADLAGKSISVARGTLEDLSVTKIAPPTANIKRFDDPNGAISAFLSGQVQLMVVGNDVGATILARHPANDPEQKFSLFSSPDHVGLNKNEPRLKQKVDETIAKARKDGTMNAISQKWLRAPLPADL, encoded by the coding sequence ATGAACCACCGCTCCGTTACCCCAACCCGCACGCGCCGCGTGTTCGCCACGCTCGCCGCGACGCTGGCCTTCACCGCTCTCGGCGCGCTGTGCGCGTTGCCGTCGGCCGCGCATGCGGACGCGCTCGACAATATCGCCAAGTCCGGCACGGTGCGCATCGGCGTGTTCGAGGACTATCCGCCGTTCGGCTCGATCGGCCCGGACATGAAGCCGATGGGCTACGACATCGACGTCGCCAATCTGATCGGCAAGGCGCTCAACGCCAAGGTCGAACTCGTGCAGGTGACGGGCGACAACCGCATGGCCTATCTCGCCGACCACAAGGCGGACATGCTGCTGTCGGTCGGCCAGACGCCGGAACGCGAAAAGGTGATCGACTTCTCACAGCCGTACGCGCCGTACTATCTCGCCGTGTTCGGCCCGAAGGCCCTGCCCGTGAAGAACGCCGCCGATCTCGCCGGCAAGTCGATTTCAGTCGCGCGCGGCACGCTGGAAGACCTGAGCGTGACCAAGATCGCACCGCCCACGGCGAACATCAAAAGATTCGACGATCCTAACGGCGCAATTTCGGCGTTTCTTTCTGGTCAGGTACAGTTGATGGTAGTCGGCAACGACGTCGGCGCCACGATTCTCGCGCGTCATCCCGCTAACGATCCCGAGCAGAAATTCTCGCTGTTCAGCTCGCCGGATCACGTCGGTTTGAACAAGAACGAGCCGCGTCTGAAGCAGAAGGTCGACGAAACGATTGCCAAGGCCCGCAAGGACGGCACCATGAACGCGATTTCGCAGAAGTGGCTGCGTGCGCCGCTGCCGGCCGATCTCTGA
- a CDS encoding (2Fe-2S)-binding protein produces MTTLNINGQTHTVDAPPDMPLLWVLRDIVGLTGTKFGCGIAQCGACTVHLDGVAVRSCVLPAAAVGDKKITTIEAVGSTPAGQKVQQAWRQLDVVQCGYCQSGQVMSAASLLASNPNPTDADIDAAMAGNICRCGTYNRIRAAIKQAAKGA; encoded by the coding sequence ATGACAACGCTGAATATCAATGGCCAGACGCACACCGTCGACGCGCCGCCCGACATGCCTCTTCTGTGGGTCCTGCGCGATATCGTCGGTTTGACCGGCACCAAGTTCGGTTGCGGCATCGCGCAATGCGGCGCATGCACCGTGCACCTCGACGGCGTGGCAGTGCGCTCGTGCGTATTGCCGGCAGCGGCCGTCGGCGATAAAAAGATTACGACGATCGAAGCCGTGGGCAGCACGCCGGCCGGTCAAAAGGTGCAGCAGGCCTGGCGTCAACTGGACGTCGTGCAATGCGGCTACTGTCAGTCGGGGCAGGTCATGTCGGCGGCGTCGCTGCTGGCTAGCAACCCCAATCCTACCGATGCGGACATCGACGCCGCCATGGCCGGCAATATCTGCCGTTGTGGGACCTACAACCGCATCCGCGCGGCAATCAAGCAAGCCGCCAAGGGAGCATGA
- a CDS encoding amino acid ABC transporter permease produces the protein MVEFTLWDIARNLLLAARWTVLLSLIAFVGGGIVGLILLAMRVSPIAWLRRIVVVYVEVFQGTPLLMQLFLAFFGLPLLGVDVSPWVAATVTLTLYTSAYLVDIWRGCVEAVPRGQWSAGASLGMTFGQQLRYIVWPQARKIAVAPTVGFLVQVVKSTALASIIGFTELTKTGTMITNAAFRPFPIYGMVAMIYFAMCFPLTWYARVLEKRQKVGQHR, from the coding sequence ATGGTCGAATTCACGCTGTGGGACATTGCCCGCAATCTGTTGCTCGCCGCGCGCTGGACGGTGCTGCTGTCGCTGATCGCGTTTGTCGGCGGCGGTATCGTCGGGCTGATTCTGCTCGCGATGCGCGTGTCGCCGATCGCCTGGCTGCGGCGTATCGTCGTGGTCTATGTGGAGGTGTTTCAGGGCACGCCGCTGCTGATGCAACTCTTCCTGGCGTTTTTCGGCTTGCCGCTGCTCGGCGTCGATGTGTCGCCGTGGGTCGCGGCCACTGTCACCTTGACGCTCTACACGAGCGCGTATCTGGTCGATATCTGGCGCGGCTGTGTGGAAGCCGTGCCGCGCGGCCAGTGGTCTGCGGGCGCGAGCCTCGGCATGACGTTCGGCCAACAGTTGCGTTACATCGTGTGGCCGCAGGCGCGCAAAATCGCGGTGGCGCCGACGGTCGGTTTTCTCGTGCAGGTGGTGAAAAGCACGGCGCTCGCGTCGATCATCGGCTTCACGGAATTGACCAAGACCGGCACCATGATCACCAACGCCGCGTTCCGCCCATTCCCGATCTACGGCATGGTCGCGATGATCTACTTCGCGATGTGCTTCCCGCTGACGTGGTACGCGCGGGTGCTGGAGAAACGGCAGAAGGTAGGTCAACATCGTTGA
- a CDS encoding ABC transporter permease, giving the protein MSTPVQTAPSRMPGSPRSPRLAAVMPGQLGKATALLAAIVLFLAALPILTMITMSFSAADTLEFPPHAYGLHWYHAAWHSFVSPDASDTLSMGDALRTSLVVALSTMVIATLVSVPAAYALSRYRFRGKPAVEQLVALPLVYPLVMLGLSLLLVFNVLPVELGVFRLIIAHVILALPFTVKNCAASVASIGPEFEEAACVMGASPGRALVDVILPLMRPGILAGMLFAFIISFNEFTVTFFLYGIDTMTLPVWLYSRTVSSLDPTVFCFAVFIVAIDFALIWLLEKLIGDEGVAL; this is encoded by the coding sequence ATGAGCACGCCCGTTCAAACCGCTCCCTCGCGCATGCCGGGCTCGCCGCGCTCGCCACGGCTCGCGGCCGTCATGCCCGGCCAGCTCGGCAAGGCCACCGCCCTGCTCGCGGCGATCGTTCTGTTCCTCGCCGCGCTGCCGATCCTCACGATGATCACGATGTCGTTCAGCGCGGCCGACACGCTCGAATTCCCGCCGCACGCCTATGGCCTGCACTGGTATCACGCCGCCTGGCACAGCTTCGTGTCGCCGGACGCGAGCGATACGCTCTCGATGGGCGACGCATTGCGCACGAGCCTGGTCGTCGCGCTGTCGACCATGGTGATCGCCACGCTGGTCTCGGTGCCCGCCGCGTACGCGCTGAGCCGCTACCGCTTTCGCGGCAAGCCCGCAGTCGAGCAACTGGTCGCGTTGCCGCTCGTCTATCCGCTCGTGATGCTCGGCCTGTCGCTGCTGCTGGTGTTCAACGTGCTGCCGGTCGAACTCGGCGTGTTCCGCCTGATCATCGCGCACGTGATTCTGGCGCTGCCGTTCACCGTGAAGAATTGCGCGGCGTCGGTCGCCTCGATCGGCCCGGAATTCGAAGAGGCCGCCTGCGTGATGGGCGCGAGTCCCGGCCGCGCGCTCGTCGACGTGATCCTGCCGCTGATGCGCCCCGGCATTCTCGCCGGTATGCTGTTCGCGTTCATCATCTCGTTCAACGAATTCACGGTCACGTTCTTTCTCTACGGGATCGATACGATGACGCTGCCGGTGTGGCTCTACAGCCGCACGGTGTCGTCGCTCGATCCGACCGTGTTCTGTTTCGCCGTGTTCATCGTCGCGATCGACTTCGCGCTGATCTGGCTGCTCGAAAAGCTGATCGGCGACGAAGGCGTCGCCTTGTGA